A window of Drosophila santomea strain STO CAGO 1482 chromosome X, Prin_Dsan_1.1, whole genome shotgun sequence genomic DNA:
CCAATGCAATCTAGCGGTCGATCAGGATAACGATCAGGAGCAGTTGCCGGAGAAGGAGCACTTTGCAGCGCCGCCGCACGAGATGGACCTGGAGTTCAtagagcagctgcagcattCCTCAACCGCCAAATCCCATGGAGCAACTGGGCAGGCGCCACGTGATAGCATCCTGCTGAAGATTCGCCACCAGATCTTCGAGAGAAAACGGCAGAGGCAGCGCCAGTTGGCGGAGCTGGTGCAGCAGCGAATGGTGGTGTGGCGACCTTGGTAATGGGATTTCCCCAAAATCTATCTAGCAACAGATagagatagatagatagatagagagagagagagagagagagagaagtCCGGGAACTGAGACTAGTCTAAGGGATAGCTTTAAGGACGATTCGGTATTATTCCTGCTGCTGTGTGATGATCGCGCTGCTCTTCCATTTTCCCACGCCTTTACAAACcgactttattttttttcctgttAATAATACTTAAGtaataaagattttttttgGATACAATACTCCATCgtctgttttccattttccattcccTGTTATTTGAAATGAAAGTCTTCGGATGCTTTTCTAAAGATTTTTATTCATTGAACTTTGAcaccaattaaaattgtttattcgTATCGGATATTTGAATGCTGTTTATGGTAAGTTATGCATTGAATTGAATGGTTTATTCGTTTAAACTCCATCTGCCTTCGTTCACGCTGCTCTGACTCTATTTATGGATATTCTTAGTTTGCCATCGTGCTGCCTTTTCTGATTTCCGGGATTTTTGGTGTCCTAAATGCCTCAAGTTGCCTGACTTTTctcatttcaaatttcaaatttcacaaattttctatttaattttctcctttttttttcaattcgATCATCTAATTTCCTAAACGTTAATTTCTTTCTTGGCTTTGAGCTGAGCTCtggaaaacgaaaacaaaaggaTCTACGTTCATTCAATGTGATTATTCACCTTTAAGTAGTTGCCACATGCAGGGATATTCGTCGATATCCTGGCtagtttattgttttgttttgtaacGACTAGTGAGTAGATCtgtgaaaaatgtgtttaCTCACATTACAAACTAGTATTCAAAGCATTTGAAGTTATTAACTTCCTATTCATTTGCCCAAGGCTCTATCCACTTTGGAATATTTGTCAAATACCTTGAAGAAATTCAAAGAATTATTGCAcatgttattaaaatttgaaaggAGGTCTCAACTACAATTGTTTAGAATTTGTTTCCGGATTAATTCAGTGAAATCGTTGCCAAATTGGATTTAAAATCTCGAACCTCCTGTGGAATTTTAAAAGGTTTGACCCACTCCTTCGCCTCTACTCTACTCATCATTCATATACTGTTCAAAGGATATCGCTTATCCTGATCCATCGTTAGGTAGATAAACATTTAGATATTTCTGAGATAACTGCAATGCATTCAGTAGCTTAGCCTTGGGCGCTGGGTAAAAAGACATCACTGAACAGTTTCGgttgctttgctttgttttaatACTAGGTACACACATTTAGTTAAGTTAGCTACGCGTGCTGCAAGGGGTCATTCGGCCTGGGTTCAGGGGTCAAGGGTCTCCTTGGGGATCAGGACCTCCCCTTTCAGACTGACAACCAAGGGCGGGCGAATTGTACTAGTTAACTAGATAACTTAGACCGCGAACTATAACTAGAATTAAAAATAGAACTATAAGTAGTGCGACTACAATTAATTAActtaacaattaacaattcAATCTCAATTCACGCAACAATTCAATACAGTTTCGTCAGACGAAAGGGCTCAGATATCCACCATCTATGAATTTGAATCAATATCTGGGGACCGGGTTTCCGGGATCAGGATTCCTCTTGCGAGCACTTAAATGCTATAATCaatagatacatatatgcatatataaatatattcgcTTAAAGTTACGCGCGTGTATACATAAATACGTCGTTTACATAAATATCATTCACATATAGATGTATGCAAGTGTATATATAAGTATTGTATGCCTATATATCATAATCGTctagctctctctctctcgctgtTGTTCCGTCTCACCTGTCTGTCTGTTGTTGTCCTGCTCTGTTCctgtttctgttcctgtttctgttcctgtttctgttcctgtttctgttcctgtttctgttcctgtttctgtttctgttcctgtttctgttcctgtttctgttcctgtttctgtttctgttcctgtttctGATCCTGTTCCTGTTTCTGTCTGCGTGATGCATTTTATACTAGAGTATACGAGCTCTTTTGTTATCATTATGGTAAGCAAGCTATTCATTGACGAAACTATCATATCTGCAGCTATACGTTTGGCTTAAGGATCTCGATCCTGCGACATACACATTCCGCGCGTTGTTTGTGGTGAACTCATTGGGCGCAAGTGTTGATCGAAAGTCGAACTGGTTTTACCTATCGATATCTGATGCGTTTGTGATTAAGTATGCTTTTCAAATCCCTAATTCTAGtgctacaaaaaaaattgttatccatatacatatttaaatatatatgtttcaggaacacacacatacacagacacTTATATACGCAATGCGTGGCGCTGGATATTAATTATCGTAAATCGTTAATCGTAAATTGTTTATCGTATATCGTATCGTATATCGTTTGCTCGCTTATCGATATATGAACACTTTCGAATGCCGCAGGATCTCAAGCGAGAGAAAGGGGCCCTCCACACTCGACGACCTGGGGGGAAGTGGAGGTGGTAGTGGTgtggttgttggttgttgttgttgttgttggagaCGGTTGTGGAGTTGGATGGTAGTGGGGTTACTCTGGGCTGGGAGTTCTGGGTTCTCGGAGAACGGAGAACGGAGTTCGGATATCGAGTAGCggatgggtggtggtggtggtggtgttgttgttgttgggtgGTGGGCGTTGGCTAAATGCTACTCGATCGTCCCAGGCCCGAGGTGGTGGTTATGTGGTGCTTGTGATGGCCCTTGTCCACCTTAGTGAAGCACGCCATTGGCACACCGGGTCCGGTTCTCTGGTTCTGCGGGGGTTAGAGTCAGCGCCGGTATTGCCGGATGAAAATTAGAAACGTTGCCAGTTCCGGTTCCAGTTCCGGTTCCGGCTACCGCTACGGTTCCGGCTGTGGCCGGTGGACTGGCACTCACCTCGTGCTCGGCCTGGTGGCAGAACTTGCCCTTCAACCACGGCCACTTGATGGTCCGCACCAGGGTGTTGCGGAAGTCCTCGCTGAACAGGCAGTAGATGTAGAAGGTCAGCGAGTAGTTGATCAACTCCAGCAGATTGGCACTGGCGCGGAACACCTGGAAGGGGAAGCTCGGATAGACCTCCGAGGCGATCGTCATGTGGAGTATGGCCATTGGTGAGACGCAGACCAGGAACAAAATCGATGTGCTGCCGAGCAGCAGGAACAGGCGCCGCTCCTCGGCGAACTTACGCGGATCGTCGTCCTTCAAATAGccgtgtccatgtccatgtccatgtccatgtccatggccatgtccgtgGGCATGCGAACGACTGAGCACCATCTGGCGGCGGCGCTCGCAGGTCCGCCGATAGACCATCATGATGCGCATGTTGAGGCCACCGATGACCAGCGTGGGCACCAGCTTGAAGATCACCTCCAGCATGATCTTGTAGATGCGATAGAAGATGGTCTGCTGGTAGATCGTGTTGTCGCGCCGCAAGTACACATACACGTCACTCGTTCCAAGGATGCACTTGATCAGCTCGCCGCGAAAGATGCTCGGTAGATAGACGATAACGGTGGCCAAACAGGTGAGGAATACCACAACGCTAGGTCGGATTAGTTAAGTTGATCGTCTACAGATTAGATTATTCAACGTGACTTACCCAGGTGGTCCCATCACTGGTCGAGCGAATCCGGGATGGCACACGGACACGTATCGCTCGATGGTCAGCACTAGTAACATCATTACGCCAATGCCTATAAATGGGATAAAATTGCATGTTAATATGGTCAAATAACTTTGAGTTTATCGAGGTATCCAGACGTATGCAATTATAGATTCAGCCAGATGTCCTTCAGTGCATAGCTCGTAAAAGAAATACATAGCTTTTTACTACAGTACTACAAATTATGATCCATTTATGGTACATAAACTGTTTCATAACGTATTGTTTTATACATATGTTGTTTAGTAGAAAATCACATGCGGCTATACTTAAAGCTGAGTCCAACCGTAGAACCTTTTGGCAGGGAGCTTGGAGCCTTGAAAGCTCTTCCTGTTGCAAATCCCAAATCCGAGACTCACCCAAACAGCCGTTGCCCAAATAAAGCTCCAAGTGGGCGGTGTAGAAGGCGGGTCCAAACTCCTCCCACTGGCCTCGATCCTTGTGGACCAGCATGCGGATGCCGAAGGGGATGGCGAACACGATGGCCAGCAGGGCGGCGGTGGAGTAAGCTGAAAGGATGTGAAAGTATGAAAAAGGACATGAGGGATGGGTTGCGGTGGCGAGTGGCGAGTGGAACAACAAAGGGATTAACTCGGGCAAATCTATAAAAATGTCCTTTATGGTTGGCTTTATGGCATAATTATGGCGCCGTTTCCGTCCATGTGGCAACAGGAAGTCctgccacgcacacacgcacacatacactcgcACACGCATACGCATACGCAGACAACGGCACTTGAGTCGCGGGGCCAAATGAATGGCTTTCCTTTCCGGTTTCCTTTTCTTCACTTCCTCTGCTCTGCCTCCCATTTTTCCTTCTTTATTTTTCCGTGATAACTTTTACTCGTGTGCCGCctgcgtgtgcgtgtgtgttgtgtgttgtttattgatttattattttgtttatgaCCATATAATTACATTATTACTAATATCATGTGCGTCCCTCTGCTGCGTCACTTCCCGCAAAATTGCCCTGCAGAAGGCCTAATGTTCGATATATGACTTCCCCGAGCCCAAAAAACATAACGGAAAGAGCCTGCTCTCATAATGATGGGCATCTAATTGGGTACAGGGACACATCAATATAAATGTCAGTTTTGTTTGCGCCAAGCCTGACAAGTGTCCTGCCCATCAGTGGCAAACTGCACAAGCGCCACAACCCCCTCATTATACAAATCTCCAGTGTTTGCCTTGTCAGCGCTGGCATCTCATTCGAAGGACTTGCCATGGCTTAACGGATCGCTGGATCAGTGATGGAGTGCTTCGAGCCagatctctctctctctctctctgtgtcTCTTAAAGTTATTTAAACAGCTAAGATCGGGTAATCTGCCTCTTGCCACTTTGGCATTCCCCAACTGGCAATAAAGCATTTTTGCCCATCCGCAGCTGCATAACTTTGgtcaaaacacacacacgaagCACACGAGTTGCCGCAGCACAGGGAACGGACAAGGaacaaggagcaaggagcaaggacGTGCGACAGGACACCATTTGGTGGCAATGACCGCCAAATAACAAATGGGCCGCCAGTCGGTTGGGCATCGTAAAAAGGCTGCGAGcggcaaaatatttttgttattttaataaaatgagCAGCGCGTTGGGcaatggtgatggtggtgatggtggtggtgctctGATTTCGGTCATTATTACTCATGCCGTCGAGGCTCCTCACAACTTTTATTTACTGCCACTTGCGCAGCAGCACCGAGGAGCTGAGGCTGGTGATATTTCAGTCAGTCAGCAGCCAAAGGGTCTCCTCGCTTTGCATTTGTTCCTCCGCCGGGTTTCCCCTTTTGCCCACTTGCCCCTTCTTTCGGCACAACTCTAGGTCCTTTTTGCCTATTTACCCATTTTTGTTGGCTGAGGCAGCAGTCGAAAGGGCAATCAATTATGCTGCCATAGCATCCGTATTACATTTGaagcattttacattttattttcacatCTTGCTGGCACCATTCCACCGGATCCTGCCAAACCTCCTCGACCAATACCCATACCCTTTTATGGGGTACTAAAATTCCAGTCAGATCGGCCACACACTTTTGGCCCATGGCAGGTCATAAAGCCGAAGATTTATCGGGCGGTA
This region includes:
- the LOC120457032 gene encoding probable G-protein coupled receptor B0563.6 isoform X2: MSLSTAGPHYFYTQFLWGGACRRALYLHKLNSIRSGGNSRGTMITRLYNTEEDPAYCSFIWGSNLTSSADVLAANATSVFSSDLRDDFYRDVEDPRTESLREYCYGLVLPIICAMGIIGNVLNLIVLTRRNMRGTAYIYMRAYSTAALLAIVFAIPFGIRMLVHKDRGQWEEFGPAFYTAHLELYLGNGCLGIGVMMLLVLTIERYVSVCHPGFARPVMGPPGVVVFLTCLATVIVYLPSIFRGELIKCILGTSDVYVYLRRDNTIYQQTIFYRIYKIMLEVIFKLVPTLVIGGLNMRIMMVYRRTCERRRQMVLSRSHAHGHGHGHGHGHGHGHGYLKDDDPRKFAEERRLFLLLGSTSILFLVCVSPMAILHMTIASEVYPSFPFQVFRASANLLELINYSLTFYIYCLFSEDFRNTLVRTIKWPWLKGKFCHQAEHENQRTGPGVPMACFTKVDKGHHKHHITTTSGLGRSSSI
- the LOC120457032 gene encoding probable G-protein coupled receptor B0563.6 isoform X3, yielding MITRLYNTEEDPAYCSFIWGSNLTSSADVLAANATSVFSSDLRDDFYRDVEDPRTESLREYCYGLVLPIICAMGIIGNVLNLIVLTRRNMRGTAYIYMRAYSTAALLAIVFAIPFGIRMLVHKDRGQWEEFGPAFYTAHLELYLGNGCLGIGVMMLLVLTIERYVSVCHPGFARPVMGPPGVVVFLTCLATVIVYLPSIFRGELIKCILGTSDVYVYLRRDNTIYQQTIFYRIYKIMLEVIFKLVPTLVIGGLNMRIMMVYRRTCERRRQMVLSRSHAHGHGHGHGHGHGHGHGYLKDDDPRKFAEERRLFLLLGSTSILFLVCVSPMAILHMTIASEVYPSFPFQVFRASANLLELINYSLTFYIYCLFSEDFRNTLVRTIKWPWLKGKFCHQAEHEVSASPPATAGTVAVAGTGTGTGTGNVSNFHPAIPALTLTPAEPENRTRCANGVLH
- the LOC120457032 gene encoding probable G-protein coupled receptor B0563.6 isoform X1, with translation MSLSTAGPHYFYTQFLWGGACRRALYLHKLNSIRSGGNSRGTMITRLYNTEEDPAYCSFIWGSNLTSSADVLAANATSVFSSDLRDDFYRDVEDPRTESLREYCYGLVLPIICAMGIIGNVLNLIVLTRRNMRGTAYIYMRAYSTAALLAIVFAIPFGIRMLVHKDRGQWEEFGPAFYTAHLELYLGNGCLGIGVMMLLVLTIERYVSVCHPGFARPVMGPPGVVVFLTCLATVIVYLPSIFRGELIKCILGTSDVYVYLRRDNTIYQQTIFYRIYKIMLEVIFKLVPTLVIGGLNMRIMMVYRRTCERRRQMVLSRSHAHGHGHGHGHGHGHGHGYLKDDDPRKFAEERRLFLLLGSTSILFLVCVSPMAILHMTIASEVYPSFPFQVFRASANLLELINYSLTFYIYCLFSEDFRNTLVRTIKWPWLKGKFCHQAEHEVSASPPATAGTVAVAGTGTGTGTGNVSNFHPAIPALTLTPAEPENRTRCANGVLH